Proteins encoded together in one Musa acuminata AAA Group cultivar baxijiao chromosome BXJ3-6, Cavendish_Baxijiao_AAA, whole genome shotgun sequence window:
- the LOC135584760 gene encoding mitotic spindle checkpoint protein MAD2 isoform X2 gives MGSRTASKDIITLRGSAAIVSEFFGYAANSILYNRGIYPEESFTKVKKYGLPMLLTQDEGVKSFLAGLTSQLTEWLEAGKLQRVVLVIMSKATSEVLERWNFSIETDAEVVEKGVIKEKSDKEIMREIQAIMRQIASSITYLPCLDEPCVFDVLAYTDKDVAVPFTWIESDAKLIKDPQMVKLHSFDTKIHKVDTLVSYKNDDWDEQ, from the exons ATGGGGTCGAGAACAGCCTCCAAGGACATCATCACCCTCCGTGGCTCCGCCGCCATCGTCAGCGAGTTCTTCG GGTATGCGGCGAACAG CATACTCTACAATCGAGGCATCTACCCGGAAGAGAGCTTCACCAAGGTGAAGAAATATGGGCTGCCGATGCTGCTCACCCAGGACGAGGGCGTCAAATCGTTCCTCGCCGGCCTGACATCCCAGTTGACAG AATGGTTGGAGGCTGGGAAGCTGCAGAGGGTGGTTCTAGTGATCATGAGCAAGGCCACCTCAGAGGTCCTGGAGAGATGGAATTTCAGCATAGAGACAGATGCCGAGGTCGTCGAGAAGGG TGTCATCAAGGAGAAGAGTGACAAAGAAATCATGAGGGAGATTCAAGCCATCATGCGTCAGATAGCCTCCTCCATTACTTACCTGCCCTGTCTCGACGAACCCT GCGTGTTTGATGTGCTGGCCTACACTGATAAGGATGTCGCTGTCCCGTTCACTTGGATTGAAAGTGATGCAAAGCTGATCAAGGACCCCCAAATGGTGAAGTTACATTCCTTTGATACCAAG ATACACAAAGTGGACACACTGGTTTCTTACAAGAACGATGACTGGGATGAGCAGTAG
- the LOC135584760 gene encoding mitotic spindle checkpoint protein MAD2 isoform X1, translating to MGSRTASKDIITLRGSAAIVSEFFGYAANSILYNRGIYPEESFTKVKKYGLPMLLTQDEGVKSFLAGLTSQLTEWLEAGKLQRVVLVIMSKATSEVLERWNFSIETDAEVVEKGVIKEKSDKEIMREIQAIMRQIASSITYLPCLDEPCVFDVLAYTDKDVAVPFTWIESDAKLIKDPQMVKLHSFDTKVGQRLISSLRCSFCLIAFIYLLFPTFIFV from the exons ATGGGGTCGAGAACAGCCTCCAAGGACATCATCACCCTCCGTGGCTCCGCCGCCATCGTCAGCGAGTTCTTCG GGTATGCGGCGAACAG CATACTCTACAATCGAGGCATCTACCCGGAAGAGAGCTTCACCAAGGTGAAGAAATATGGGCTGCCGATGCTGCTCACCCAGGACGAGGGCGTCAAATCGTTCCTCGCCGGCCTGACATCCCAGTTGACAG AATGGTTGGAGGCTGGGAAGCTGCAGAGGGTGGTTCTAGTGATCATGAGCAAGGCCACCTCAGAGGTCCTGGAGAGATGGAATTTCAGCATAGAGACAGATGCCGAGGTCGTCGAGAAGGG TGTCATCAAGGAGAAGAGTGACAAAGAAATCATGAGGGAGATTCAAGCCATCATGCGTCAGATAGCCTCCTCCATTACTTACCTGCCCTGTCTCGACGAACCCT GCGTGTTTGATGTGCTGGCCTACACTGATAAGGATGTCGCTGTCCCGTTCACTTGGATTGAAAGTGATGCAAAGCTGATCAAGGACCCCCAAATGGTGAAGTTACATTCCTTTGATACCAAGGTAGGACAAAGATTAATCAGCTCTTTGCGCTGCTCTTTCTGTCTGATTGCATTTATCTATCTTTTATTCCCAactttcatttttgtctaa